A genomic window from Triticum urartu cultivar G1812 chromosome 7, Tu2.1, whole genome shotgun sequence includes:
- the LOC125519093 gene encoding BTB/POZ and MATH domain-containing protein 1-like, translating into MASARTNLTDVVRSVRLLRVNGYCMTKTMDSLEGCIRSRWNVYGYDWEIRLYSAGLPGHHSMYLSWLAAELFFLGEARTRNVKATLGCRLVDPRGKLKPSEEKRHSGKFKNPQDTSHPILLIEKSYLERSACLRDDSFTVQCTITVLKEIPDLTAISVRGIMEVPSSNLHEHLGELLRSGAGADVTFLVSGESFAAHKAILAARSPVLMAEFFGQMKERSSRDAEVKDMEAAVFKAMLHFVYTDTAPELADEKTETVTAMAQHLLAAADRYGLDRLKLICEGRLSGGISVDTAATTLALAEQHNYSLLKAKCLEFIVRTPATLDAVMATDGYEHLEASCPLVLRELLKSARGRKRS; encoded by the coding sequence ATGGCAAGCGCCCGCACGAACCTCACCGACGTCGTGCGCTCGGTGCGGCTGCTCAGGGTCAACGGCTACTGCATGACCAAGACCATGGACAGCCTCGAGGGCTGCATCAGATCCAGGTGGAACGTCTACGGGTACGACTGGGAGATCCGCCTGTATTCCGCAGGGCTGCCCGGCCACCATTCCATGTACCTGTCATGGCTAGCGGCGGAGCTCTTCTTCCTCGGCGAAGCCCGTACGCGCAACGTGAAGGCCACTCTCGGCTGTCGCCTGGTAGATCCGAGGGGGAAGCTTAAACCATCCGAAGAGAAGAGGCACAGTGGCAAATTCAAGAATCCGCAGGACACCTCGCATCCAATTTTGCTGATTGAAAAAAGCTATCTAGAAAGATCGGCCTGTCTCAGGGACGATTCGTTCACTGTGCAGTGCACCATCACGGTGCTGAAGGAAATACCCGATCTGACAGCGATCTCGGTTAGGGGAATAATGGAGGTGCCATCGTCCAACTTGCACGAGCACCTCGGCGAGCTCCTGAGGAGCGGGGCCGGAGCGGACGTCACGTTTCTTGTCTCCGGCGAGTCCTTCGCCGCGCACAAGGCCATACTCGCTGCAAGGTCCCCCGTGCTCATGGCCGAGTTCTTCGGGCAAATGAAGGAGAGGAGCTCTCGTGACGCGGAGGTCAAGGACATGGAGGCGGCTGTCTTCAAGGCCATGCTGCACTTCGTCTACACTGACACGGCGCCTGAGCTTGCTGACGAGAAGACGGAGACGGTGACGGCTATGGCTCAGCATCTGCTTGCTGCTGCTGACAGGTACGGGCTGGACAGGCTCAAGCTGATTTGTGAAGGCAGGCTCTCTGGCGGCATCAGCGTCGACACGGCGGCGACGACTCTGGCTCTCGCGGAGCAGCATAACTATTCCCTGCTCAAGGCAAAGTGCTTGGAGTTTATAGTCAGAACTCCGGCGACTCTTGATGCTGTCATGGCGACGGACGGGTATGAGCATCTGGAGGCAAGCTGCCCCTTGGTGCTGCGCGAGCTACTCAAGTCCGCCCGTGGCAGAAAGCGTAGCTAG
- the LOC125519094 gene encoding BTB/POZ and MATH domain-containing protein 1-like, with amino-acid sequence MEDTTCTTNLTDVVRSVQLLTINGYSMTKTMDSDDGCIKSRWNVYGYDWEIHLYPAGLSNRSRMSLALKLVFVGEARTSSVRASLACQLVDPQGDLNPSKEERQAGTFKRAQDSSSPVFVMEMSALEKSAYLKDDSYTVQSTITVLKETPGSATSSVHGADVLPSSDLRRHLGELLRSEAGADVTFLVSGESFAAHKAVLASRSPVLMAEFFGETKEESSARVEVKDVEPEAFRSMLHFVYTDTAPELDQSPETVVVMARRLLAAADRYGLDRLKLICECKLSDGTGVDTAAATLALAEQRGCALLKAKCLEFIVSTPEILDAVMATEGYKELEASCPSVLRQLLKSARGRMCS; translated from the coding sequence ATGGAAGATACTACCTGCACCACAAACCTCACGGACGTCGTGCGCTCGGTGCAGCTGCTCACGATCAATGGCTACTCCATGACCAAGACCATGGACAGCGACGACGGTTGCATCAAATCCAGGTGGAACGTCTACGGCTACGACTGGGAGATCCACCTGTATCCTGCAGGGCTGTCGAATCGATCCCGTATGTCTTTAGCCTTGAAGCTCGTCTTCGTCGGTGAAGCCCGTACGAGCAGCGTGAGGGCCAGCCTAGCCTGTCAGCTCGTAGATCCACAGGGGGACCTCAACCCCTCCAAAGAAGAGAGGCAAGCAGGGACATTCAAGCGCGCCCAGGACAGCTCGTCTCCCGTTTTCGTCATGGAAATGTCTGCTCTTGAAAAATCTGCCTATCTCAAAGATGATTCTTACACCGTGCAGTCCACCATCACCGTGCTCAAGGAGACACCCGGTTCAGCAACGAGCTCGGTTCATGGAGCGGACGTCCTCCCGTCCTCCGACCTGCGCCGGCACCTCGGCGAGCTCCTGCGGAGCGAGGCCGGAGCGGACGTCACGTTTCTTGTCTCCGGCGAGTCCTTCGCCGCGCACAAGGCCGTGCTCGCCTCAAGGTCTCCCGTGCTCATGGCCGAGTTCTTTGGGGAAACGAAGGAGGAGAGCTCTGCCCGCGTCGAGGTCAAGGACGTGGAGCCGGAGGCATTTCGGTCCATGTTGCACTTTGTGTACACCGACACGGCGCCTGAACTGGATCAATCGCCGGAGACGGTTGTGGTTATGGCTCGGCGTCTGCTTGCAGCTGCTGACAGGTATGGGCTGGACAGGCTGAAGCTGATTTGTGAGTGCAAGCTCTCTGACGGCACTGGCGTCGACACGGCTGCGGCGACTCTGGCTCTGGCCGAGCAGCGTGGCTGTGCCCTGCTCAAGGCCAAGTGTTTGGAGTTCATCGTCAGCACTCCTGAGATCCTTGATGCGGTCATGGCGACGGAGGGGTATAAGGAACTGGAGGCAAGCTGCCCTTCGGTTCTGCGCCAGCTTCTCAAGTCTGCACGTGGAAGAATGTGTAGCTAG